From Candidatus Hadarchaeales archaeon, one genomic window encodes:
- the pdxT gene encoding pyridoxal 5'-phosphate synthase glutaminase subunit PdxT, whose protein sequence is MRIGVLGLQGAVSEHLLSLRRALKVLGMKGEALWVSRKEQLDGLEGLILPGGESTTIGKLMVTTGIFDRIQEEARKGLPLMGTCAGMILLAKEGDEEVRRTGQPLLGLMDMKVIRNAFGRQRESFEADLRVEGLKGGPFRGVFIRAPIVERLWGEARAIAEFEGKIVGVRQGKMLALSFHPELTSDTRIHEYFLQLCRGGRP, encoded by the coding sequence TTGAGGATAGGCGTTCTGGGACTGCAGGGAGCCGTTTCGGAACATCTCCTCTCCCTCAGGAGGGCCCTGAAGGTCTTGGGCATGAAGGGTGAAGCCCTTTGGGTGAGCAGGAAGGAGCAACTGGATGGTCTGGAGGGTCTCATCCTCCCGGGAGGGGAGAGCACCACCATAGGTAAACTCATGGTAACTACAGGAATCTTCGATAGGATTCAGGAGGAGGCGAGGAAAGGTCTACCCCTGATGGGGACCTGCGCCGGGATGATCCTCCTGGCGAAGGAGGGTGATGAGGAAGTGAGGAGGACGGGACAACCCCTCCTGGGTCTCATGGACATGAAAGTGATCAGGAACGCCTTCGGTAGACAGAGGGAATCCTTTGAAGCCGATCTGAGGGTGGAGGGTCTGAAGGGGGGACCCTTCAGGGGCGTTTTCATAAGGGCCCCCATCGTGGAGCGTCTGTGGGGAGAAGCCAGGGCAATAGCGGAATTCGAGGGTAAGATCGTGGGGGTAAGGCAGGGAAAGATGCTGGCCCTGAGCTTCCATCCTGAGCTCACTTCCGATACCAGAATACACGAGTACTTCTTACAACTGTGCAGGGGAGGAAGGCCCTAA
- the pdxS gene encoding pyridoxal 5'-phosphate synthase lyase subunit PdxS, protein MKLFGTERLKRGFASMCKGGVIMDVTTPEQARIAEEAGAVAVMALEAVPADIRKAGGVARMADPARIKEIMDAVSIPVMAKCRIGHFAEAQVLEALGVDMIDESEVLTPADEEYHIDKRKFKVPFVCGARDLGEALRRIHEGAAMIRTKGEAGTGNIVEAVRHIRLTLRQIEELKRLNRKGLEQKAREYRVPVELVKEVARLGRLPVVWFCAGGIATPADASLVMQFGVDGIFVGSGIFKSSDPPRMARAIVEATRYYDDPEVVLRASWNLPTPMKGTDLRTLRPEELLHTRGI, encoded by the coding sequence ATGAAGCTCTTCGGTACGGAGAGGCTCAAGAGGGGTTTTGCCAGCATGTGCAAGGGCGGGGTGATCATGGACGTGACCACGCCGGAACAGGCCAGAATAGCCGAGGAGGCGGGTGCGGTGGCGGTGATGGCCCTGGAGGCGGTTCCGGCCGATATAAGGAAGGCGGGAGGGGTGGCCAGGATGGCCGACCCCGCCAGGATCAAGGAGATCATGGACGCCGTCTCCATACCCGTGATGGCGAAGTGTAGGATAGGACACTTCGCCGAGGCCCAAGTGCTGGAGGCCCTCGGAGTGGACATGATAGACGAGTCCGAAGTTCTCACCCCTGCCGATGAGGAATATCACATAGACAAGAGGAAATTCAAGGTCCCCTTCGTTTGCGGGGCAAGGGATTTGGGGGAGGCCCTGAGGAGGATCCACGAGGGGGCGGCCATGATAAGAACGAAGGGGGAGGCCGGGACGGGAAACATCGTGGAGGCCGTCAGGCACATCAGACTCACCCTTCGCCAGATAGAGGAACTGAAGAGGCTGAACAGGAAGGGACTGGAGCAGAAGGCCAGGGAGTACAGGGTGCCGGTGGAACTGGTAAAGGAAGTGGCCAGGCTGGGAAGGTTACCCGTGGTATGGTTCTGCGCGGGTGGGATAGCCACGCCCGCCGATGCCTCCCTAGTGATGCAGTTTGGAGTGGATGGAATTTTCGTGGGTTCGGGTATTTTCAAGTCCTCCGATCCCCCACGCATGGCAAGGGCCATCGTGGAGGCCACCAGGTACTACGACGATCCCGAGGTTGTCCTGAGGGCCAGCTGGAACCTCCCCACCCCCATGAAGGGCACGGACCTCAGGACCCTAAGGCCAGAGGAGCTCCTCCACACGAGAGGGATTTAA